One genomic segment of [Pasteurella] aerogenes includes these proteins:
- the nrfF gene encoding cytochrome c nitrite reductase, accessory protein NrfF yields the protein MKKIIFSLIFLALSAQAEMVDTFQFHHDADRLRAVELAKSLRCPQCQNQNLVESNSPIAYDLRLEVYNMVNDGKSNDEIVRHMTDRFGNFVRYNPPFDWSTAALWLLPILLFGAAAIGIWLYSQGRSRHRVSPLSTQQQQQLASLLATKEEKK from the coding sequence ATGAAAAAGATTATTTTTAGCTTGATTTTTCTCGCTTTGAGTGCGCAAGCAGAGATGGTGGATACCTTTCAATTTCACCATGACGCCGATCGCTTACGCGCAGTAGAATTGGCGAAATCCTTACGCTGTCCGCAATGTCAAAATCAAAATTTGGTGGAGTCCAATTCGCCGATTGCCTACGATTTGCGCCTTGAAGTGTATAACATGGTCAACGACGGGAAAAGTAACGATGAAATCGTGCGTCACATGACCGATCGTTTCGGCAATTTTGTCCGCTACAATCCGCCTTTTGATTGGTCTACCGCCGCCTTGTGGTTACTGCCGATCTTATTATTTGGCGCCGCCGCTATCGGTATTTGGCTATACAGCCAAGGGCGTAGTCGTCATCGCGTTTCGCCCTTAAGTACGCAGCAACAGCAGCAATTGGCAAGCCTGCTGGCGACAAAGGAAGAGAAAAAATGA
- the nrfD gene encoding cytochrome c nitrite reductase, NrfD subunit produces MNSPFHFPSLVWDHTIAIYLFLLGISAGATMLSVILKRSGLAGEDPSQNNFLRCNAWLAPISIMIGLLLLIFHLARPWTFWFLMFNYSHTSIMSVGVMLFQVYMVFLILWLAIIFRTIVLSYVKRFVPKLENFVAKCIDIATKFTNLIEIITLLCSIALGAYTGFLLSALVSYPMLNNPVLPILFLASGTSSGIAALIVCALLFTKESTHSTSMAFLHKFEFPVVLAEAFLLFAFFFGLYLGGGQKTVAFETALLGGFWASVFWIGVVGIGIVLPLLLNAFANEQLKHKKGFMLLVATLTLIGVFCLRYFVLYAGQMTLA; encoded by the coding sequence ATGAACAGCCCATTTCACTTTCCTTCTTTGGTTTGGGATCATACCATTGCGATCTATCTCTTTTTATTAGGGATTTCCGCCGGTGCGACGATGTTGTCGGTGATCTTAAAACGCAGTGGTTTAGCCGGAGAAGATCCATCACAAAACAATTTCTTACGTTGTAATGCGTGGCTGGCGCCAATTAGTATTATGATTGGTTTGTTATTGTTGATTTTCCATTTGGCGCGCCCTTGGACGTTCTGGTTTTTGATGTTTAATTACAGCCATACTTCCATTATGTCTGTTGGGGTAATGTTATTCCAAGTGTACATGGTCTTTTTGATCCTGTGGTTGGCGATTATTTTTAGAACTATTGTATTAAGCTATGTGAAACGTTTTGTGCCAAAATTGGAAAATTTTGTGGCAAAATGTATCGATATTGCAACGAAGTTTACGAATTTAATCGAAATTATCACCTTGCTTTGTAGCATTGCCTTAGGCGCTTATACCGGTTTCCTATTATCCGCCTTGGTCAGTTATCCAATGTTGAATAATCCGGTGTTGCCGATTTTGTTCTTAGCATCCGGAACCTCCTCCGGTATTGCGGCGTTGATTGTGTGTGCCTTGTTGTTTACCAAAGAAAGTACGCACTCAACATCTATGGCATTTTTGCACAAATTTGAGTTTCCGGTCGTGTTGGCAGAAGCCTTCTTGTTGTTCGCCTTTTTCTTCGGTTTATACCTTGGCGGCGGACAAAAAACGGTTGCTTTTGAGACCGCACTTTTAGGTGGTTTCTGGGCGAGTGTGTTCTGGATTGGCGTTGTTGGTATTGGTATTGTATTACCGTTATTACTTAACGCCTTTGCCAATGAGCAGCTAAAACACAAAAAAGGCTTTATGTTACTGGTTGCCACATTAACCTTAATCGGGGTATTCTGCTTGCGTTATTTCGTGCTTTACGCCGGACAAATGACCCTTGCCTAA
- the nrfC gene encoding cytochrome c nitrite reductase, Fe-S protein: protein MTACTRRNFVSGMGALILMTGTSANVVAQSATTEKKPIRYAMLHDESACIGCTACMDACRETNQVPEGVSRLEIIRSQPYGEFPNAQYEFFRHSCQHCTNAPCVSVCPTGASYIDASTGIVDVHKDLCVGCQYCIAVCPYRVRFIHPIHKTADKCNFCRDTNLAKGKQPACVESCPTHALTFGDTNDPQSAISLKLKQVQTYRTKVELGTDPNLYHVPATKPGEIRR, encoded by the coding sequence ATGACAGCTTGTACACGCCGAAATTTTGTTTCGGGCATGGGGGCGTTGATCCTGATGACCGGAACCTCAGCTAATGTCGTCGCGCAAAGTGCGACGACGGAGAAAAAACCGATTCGTTATGCCATGTTGCACGATGAAAGCGCTTGTATCGGTTGTACCGCTTGTATGGACGCTTGTCGTGAAACCAATCAAGTACCGGAAGGCGTTTCTCGTTTAGAGATTATTCGCAGTCAACCCTATGGCGAATTTCCGAATGCGCAGTACGAATTTTTCCGTCATTCTTGTCAACATTGTACGAATGCGCCTTGTGTTAGCGTCTGCCCAACGGGAGCATCTTATATTGATGCATCCACGGGGATTGTAGATGTACATAAAGATCTTTGCGTGGGATGCCAATATTGCATCGCGGTTTGTCCGTATCGTGTACGTTTTATTCATCCGATTCATAAAACTGCGGATAAATGTAATTTCTGTCGCGATACTAACTTAGCGAAAGGCAAACAACCGGCTTGTGTTGAATCTTGCCCAACACACGCCTTAACCTTTGGCGATACTAATGATCCGCAAAGTGCGATTTCCTTGAAATTAAAACAAGTACAAACTTATCGCACTAAAGTGGAATTGGGTACGGATCCGAATTTGTACCATGTTCCAGCAACCAAACCGGGGGAGATTAGACGATGA
- the groEL gene encoding chaperonin GroEL, translating into MAAKDVKFGNDARVKMLAGVNVLADAVKVTLGPKGRNVILDKAFGAPTITKDGVSVAREIELEDKFENMGAQMVKEVASKANDAAGDGTTTATVLAQAIVNEGLKAVAAGMNPMDLKRGIDKAVAAVVTELKALSKPCETSKEIEQVGTISANSDNVVGQLIAQAMEKVGKEGVITVEDGTGLEDELDVVEGMQFDRGYLSPYFINKPETATVELDNPFILLVDKKISNIRELLPVLEGVAKAGKPLLIIAEDVEGEALATLVVNTMRGIVKVAAVKAPGFGDRRKAMLQDIAILTAGTVISEEIGMELEKATLEDLGQAKRVVINKDNTTIIDGIGDEVQIQGRVTQIRQQIEESTSDYDREKLQERVAKLAGGVAVIKVGAATEVEMKEKKDRVEDALHATRAAVEEGIVAGGGVALIRAATKVAANIKGDNEEQNVGIKLALRAMEAPLRQIVANAGEEASVVASAVKNGEGNFGYNAGTEQYGDMIEMGILDPTKVTRSALQFAASIAGLMITTEAMVTELPKDDKADLGGAGMGGMGGMGGMM; encoded by the coding sequence ATGGCAGCAAAAGATGTAAAATTCGGCAATGATGCTCGCGTAAAAATGTTAGCGGGTGTAAATGTATTAGCAGATGCAGTAAAAGTGACTTTGGGTCCTAAAGGTCGCAACGTTATTTTAGACAAAGCCTTCGGCGCACCAACCATCACCAAAGACGGTGTATCTGTGGCTCGTGAAATTGAATTAGAAGATAAATTTGAAAACATGGGCGCCCAAATGGTGAAAGAAGTCGCTTCGAAAGCCAATGACGCTGCAGGTGATGGTACAACAACCGCAACCGTACTTGCGCAAGCTATCGTCAACGAAGGTTTAAAAGCAGTTGCCGCTGGCATGAACCCAATGGATTTAAAACGTGGTATCGATAAAGCGGTTGCCGCTGTTGTCACTGAATTGAAAGCGCTTTCCAAACCTTGTGAAACTTCAAAAGAAATTGAGCAAGTGGGTACCATTTCAGCAAACTCTGACAACGTTGTGGGTCAATTAATTGCGCAAGCGATGGAAAAAGTGGGCAAAGAAGGGGTCATTACCGTTGAAGACGGTACCGGTCTTGAAGACGAATTAGATGTGGTTGAAGGAATGCAATTCGACCGTGGTTATTTATCCCCATACTTCATCAATAAACCGGAAACCGCAACCGTTGAATTAGACAATCCGTTCATTTTATTAGTGGACAAAAAAATCTCTAACATCCGCGAATTATTACCGGTATTAGAAGGTGTTGCCAAAGCGGGTAAACCTCTTTTAATCATTGCGGAAGATGTGGAAGGCGAAGCCTTGGCAACATTAGTTGTGAACACTATGCGTGGTATCGTAAAAGTGGCTGCAGTGAAAGCACCGGGCTTTGGTGATCGTCGTAAAGCCATGTTACAAGATATCGCGATCTTAACTGCCGGTACCGTGATCTCTGAAGAAATCGGTATGGAACTTGAAAAAGCCACATTAGAAGATCTCGGTCAAGCAAAACGCGTTGTGATCAACAAAGACAACACAACCATTATCGACGGTATCGGTGATGAAGTACAAATTCAAGGTCGTGTAACACAAATTCGTCAACAAATTGAAGAAAGTACATCCGATTATGACCGTGAAAAACTACAAGAGCGCGTAGCAAAACTTGCCGGCGGTGTGGCAGTAATCAAAGTCGGTGCGGCGACTGAAGTTGAAATGAAAGAGAAAAAAGACCGCGTTGAAGATGCGTTACACGCTACTCGTGCGGCAGTGGAAGAAGGGATTGTTGCCGGTGGTGGCGTTGCCTTAATTCGTGCCGCAACTAAAGTGGCTGCAAATATCAAAGGCGATAACGAAGAACAAAACGTGGGTATCAAACTTGCCTTACGTGCAATGGAAGCGCCATTACGCCAAATCGTAGCAAATGCTGGTGAAGAAGCGTCAGTAGTTGCAAGTGCGGTGAAAAATGGTGAAGGAAACTTCGGTTATAACGCCGGTACCGAACAATATGGCGATATGATCGAAATGGGTATTTTGGATCCAACTAAAGTGACCCGTTCAGCACTTCAATTTGCTGCGTCTATCGCCGGTTTAATGATTACCACTGAAGCCATGGTAACCGAATTACCAAAAGATGATAAAGCCGATTTAGGCGGCGCCGGAATGGGCGGCATGGGTGGAATGGGCGGTATGATGTAA
- the dsbE gene encoding periplasmic protein thiol:disulfide oxidoreductases DsbE, translating into MKRSRLVFLPLAGIILVCIALLFGLRQDPKQIASALIGKPVPEFYQSDLLNSSRTLSNNDLPKTLFLINVWGSWCEYCKREHPFLMQLAAQNVSIVGLNYRDKVQNALEMLNKTGNPFSLVINDGKGELALKLGVDGAPETYLVDQHGVIQYRYVGELNETVWQQEFLPKIKELTP; encoded by the coding sequence ATGAAAAGATCACGTTTAGTTTTTTTACCCTTAGCTGGGATAATTTTAGTCTGCATCGCATTATTATTTGGTTTGCGCCAAGATCCGAAACAAATCGCCTCGGCGTTGATTGGCAAACCGGTACCGGAATTTTACCAATCGGACTTATTGAATTCTTCGCGCACCTTGAGCAACAACGATTTGCCGAAAACGCTATTTTTGATCAACGTGTGGGGCAGTTGGTGCGAATATTGCAAGCGGGAACATCCGTTTTTGATGCAATTAGCAGCACAAAATGTCAGCATTGTCGGGCTGAATTATCGTGATAAAGTACAAAATGCATTAGAAATGTTGAATAAAACCGGTAATCCCTTTAGCTTGGTGATCAATGATGGAAAGGGCGAATTAGCCCTGAAATTAGGTGTGGACGGTGCACCGGAAACCTATTTAGTGGATCAACATGGCGTGATTCAATATCGTTACGTTGGCGAGCTGAATGAAACCGTATGGCAACAAGAATTTCTTCCTAAAATCAAAGAATTAACTCCATGA
- the fxsA gene encoding FxsA cytoplasmic membrane family protein, translating to MPLLILCLIAFAFIYAELSIIVWIGSTLGIISVILLLVLSSLFGLFLIRTRGWYTLFNVRQQLAQGELPTASLLKSGCWIFAGILFFIPGFLTDIFALLLLSPFGSGLVQRFISKKAGAFRSKFFFKTDRTFYANHTGQTQDSEIFEAEFERQVDEDKRIK from the coding sequence ATGCCGCTACTGATTTTGTGCCTAATTGCCTTTGCTTTTATTTATGCCGAACTGTCTATTATTGTGTGGATTGGATCCACATTGGGCATCATCAGCGTGATTTTATTGCTGGTTTTATCCTCGCTGTTCGGCTTATTTTTAATTCGCACCCGTGGCTGGTACACCCTGTTTAACGTGCGCCAACAATTGGCTCAAGGCGAATTACCAACCGCCTCTTTACTGAAATCTGGGTGCTGGATCTTCGCCGGTATTTTATTTTTTATCCCCGGTTTTCTTACTGATATTTTCGCGTTGTTATTATTAAGCCCATTCGGTAGCGGATTGGTGCAACGTTTTATCAGTAAAAAAGCCGGTGCGTTTCGTTCCAAATTCTTCTTTAAAACTGACCGCACTTTTTATGCTAACCACACAGGACAAACGCAAGACAGCGAGATATTTGAAGCGGAATTTGAACGCCAAGTTGATGAAGATAAAAGAATTAAATAA
- the nrfA gene encoding cytochrome c552 yields MNIFRKTLSSLCVVGAMVAFSHNAMAESSEVKLEGIDKAPTLEQLAKPTDVKIESVNEKFAKQYANQYNSWKATSESTEIVPAIEVNPRMIVLWAGYAFSKEYNKPRGHFYAITDVRNILRTGAPMDENSGPQPMACWTCKGPDVPRLMAEWGEQGYFDGKWAKGGSEIVNPIGCADCHDTTSKDFAEGKPALRIARPNSLRALEALGKKFSTLDKTDQRAAVCANCHVEYYFDKSVTNNVVFPWYNGVDVNEMEKYYDDIEFKDWVHALSKAPMLKAQHPDYETWMLGVHGKNGVTCIDCHMPKVQGADGKVYTDHKIGNPFDAFESTCANCHDQSKEKLQGIVESRKHDIKEVMTQLEDQVVKAHFEAKAAWDAGATEEEMKDALKSIRHAQWRWDYSAAGHGGHMHAPDVILKVIASGLDRAADARAKLAVILTKHGVKTPIQYPDISSAEKAWKVIGVDIEKERADKQKFLKEVVPQWEKEAKEKGLILDAPAK; encoded by the coding sequence GTGAACATTTTTAGAAAAACACTCTCTTCACTATGTGTGGTCGGCGCCATGGTGGCATTTTCGCATAATGCCATGGCGGAAAGTAGCGAAGTAAAATTGGAAGGGATCGACAAAGCCCCTACTTTGGAACAGTTGGCTAAACCTACTGACGTCAAGATTGAATCCGTCAATGAGAAATTTGCGAAGCAATATGCCAATCAATATAACAGCTGGAAAGCCACATCGGAATCCACTGAAATTGTGCCAGCAATTGAAGTTAATCCTCGCATGATCGTTTTATGGGCGGGGTATGCGTTCTCGAAAGAATACAACAAACCGCGTGGTCACTTCTATGCGATTACGGATGTGCGCAATATTTTGCGTACTGGCGCGCCAATGGATGAAAATTCCGGCCCGCAACCGATGGCATGTTGGACTTGTAAAGGTCCGGATGTGCCACGTTTGATGGCAGAATGGGGTGAGCAAGGCTATTTCGATGGTAAATGGGCGAAAGGCGGTTCTGAAATTGTTAATCCAATCGGTTGTGCGGACTGTCACGATACGACGTCTAAAGACTTTGCTGAAGGTAAACCGGCGTTGCGCATTGCGCGTCCAAACAGCTTACGTGCTTTGGAAGCTTTGGGCAAAAAATTCAGCACCTTGGATAAAACCGATCAACGTGCGGCGGTTTGTGCCAACTGTCACGTAGAATACTATTTCGATAAAAGCGTCACCAACAACGTAGTATTCCCATGGTATAACGGAGTTGATGTGAATGAAATGGAAAAATACTACGATGATATCGAATTTAAAGACTGGGTACATGCCCTCTCTAAAGCGCCAATGTTAAAAGCACAACACCCAGACTATGAAACTTGGATGTTGGGCGTGCATGGTAAAAATGGGGTAACTTGTATCGATTGTCATATGCCAAAAGTGCAAGGTGCAGATGGTAAAGTTTACACCGATCACAAAATTGGTAATCCGTTCGATGCCTTTGAAAGCACTTGTGCAAATTGTCATGATCAAAGCAAAGAAAAATTACAAGGTATTGTAGAGTCTCGTAAACATGACATTAAAGAAGTAATGACCCAACTTGAAGATCAAGTGGTGAAAGCACACTTTGAAGCGAAAGCCGCGTGGGATGCCGGTGCCACTGAAGAAGAAATGAAGGATGCGTTAAAATCCATCCGTCATGCGCAATGGCGTTGGGATTACTCTGCTGCGGGCCACGGTGGTCATATGCACGCACCGGATGTAATCTTAAAAGTGATTGCTAGCGGTTTGGATCGTGCCGCGGATGCACGTGCGAAATTGGCGGTGATTTTAACCAAACATGGTGTGAAAACGCCAATTCAATATCCGGATATCTCTAGTGCAGAAAAAGCATGGAAAGTGATTGGCGTGGATATTGAAAAAGAACGTGCGGATAAACAAAAATTCCTCAAAGAAGTTGTGCCTCAATGGGAAAAAGAAGCAAAAGAAAAAGGCTTAATTTTGGACGCTCCGGCAAAATAG
- the nrfE gene encoding cytochrome c-type biogenesis protein, translating to MIPELGFIALIFAFVSSGVLALIPHWAIYRRQQGLMRLTWNLSYVFGLFTTISIVCLAYAFAVDDFSVAYVAHHSNSQLPIFFKIAATWGGHEGSMLFWLFALSIWVMAFAYFSPKIDPVIAARTLGILGAICFGFCLFILFFSNPFERQFPIVAEGRDLNPMLQDVGLIFHPPLLYLGYVGFAVNFALTMAVLFSGYFDAAIARWMRRWVLGSWLFLTLGIMLGSWWAYYELGWGGWWFWDPVENASLLPWLLGLALLHSLSVSEQRGIYYYWTILFSLFTFAFSLLGTFIVRSGVLTSVHAFAMDSERGIALLVLFFLLTVSALTLFALKVNIQSSAVRFSLISKETLMLLANVLFTIATVSVFVGTFYPMLFSLLGWGSISVGAPYFNRIFLPLVALALLAMWWVFSANWQKINRTLWIKRTILLLPALGLSYVLIDLQRQQNPILPFNVMAFVFVALSFWLIFTMLCIRWHKMNLRYLGMIVAHCGVAVTVIGAVMSSYYGSEIGVRLAPNQSQTLNGYEFRYLGFKHEIGANYTAEKAHFEIYKNQQKVTALYPERRYYDVRTMNMSEVGIHWGWLGDIYIVMGDKLSSGEFAFRLHYKPFVRWLWLGGIMMALGALLAAFGLKQRNNT from the coding sequence ATGATCCCTGAGCTTGGTTTTATCGCCCTTATTTTTGCTTTTGTCAGCAGTGGCGTATTAGCGCTGATTCCGCATTGGGCGATTTATCGACGCCAGCAGGGATTGATGCGATTGACGTGGAATTTGAGTTATGTATTTGGACTGTTTACCACGATTTCCATTGTCTGCCTTGCCTATGCTTTTGCAGTAGATGATTTCTCCGTGGCGTATGTGGCGCACCATTCCAATTCTCAACTGCCGATCTTTTTCAAAATCGCCGCAACCTGGGGTGGACATGAGGGTTCCATGTTGTTTTGGTTATTTGCCTTGAGCATCTGGGTGATGGCGTTTGCGTATTTTAGCCCTAAAATTGATCCCGTTATTGCGGCACGTACCTTGGGGATTTTAGGGGCCATATGCTTTGGTTTTTGCTTATTTATTCTGTTTTTCTCCAATCCTTTTGAGCGACAATTTCCTATTGTCGCCGAAGGGCGGGATTTAAACCCCATGCTGCAAGATGTCGGCTTAATTTTTCACCCGCCACTCTTGTATTTAGGCTATGTAGGATTTGCGGTAAATTTTGCCTTAACCATGGCAGTATTATTTAGCGGTTATTTTGACGCTGCCATCGCGCGCTGGATGCGTCGTTGGGTACTTGGCTCATGGCTTTTTTTAACCTTAGGAATTATGCTGGGATCTTGGTGGGCATATTATGAATTAGGCTGGGGAGGTTGGTGGTTCTGGGATCCGGTGGAAAATGCCTCTTTGCTACCTTGGCTATTGGGATTGGCTTTATTGCACAGCCTTTCTGTCAGCGAACAGCGTGGCATTTATTATTACTGGACTATTTTATTTTCCCTGTTCACGTTCGCCTTCAGCCTGCTCGGTACTTTTATCGTGCGTTCAGGCGTATTAACTTCTGTTCATGCTTTCGCTATGGACAGCGAACGTGGCATTGCGCTGCTGGTCTTATTTTTCTTACTCACGGTTAGCGCGTTAACCTTATTCGCCTTGAAGGTTAATATTCAATCAAGTGCGGTGCGTTTTTCGTTAATTTCCAAAGAAACGCTGATGCTACTTGCCAACGTATTATTTACCATTGCCACGGTCAGCGTTTTCGTCGGAACCTTTTATCCCATGTTGTTTAGTTTACTCGGCTGGGGCTCCATTTCTGTCGGCGCGCCCTATTTTAATCGTATTTTTCTGCCGTTAGTGGCGTTAGCATTATTGGCAATGTGGTGGGTATTTTCGGCAAACTGGCAAAAAATTAACCGCACTTTATGGATAAAACGTACGATCTTGCTTTTGCCTGCTTTAGGTTTAAGCTATGTGTTAATTGATCTACAACGTCAACAAAACCCAATTTTGCCCTTTAACGTCATGGCGTTTGTGTTTGTGGCGCTCTCCTTTTGGTTGATTTTCACCATGTTATGCATTCGTTGGCACAAGATGAATTTACGTTATTTGGGCATGATCGTCGCGCATTGTGGCGTGGCGGTGACGGTGATTGGCGCGGTGATGTCGAGTTATTATGGTAGCGAAATTGGCGTGCGTTTAGCGCCAAATCAAAGCCAAACCTTAAACGGATATGAATTTCGCTATTTAGGTTTTAAACATGAAATTGGTGCTAATTATACTGCCGAAAAAGCCCATTTTGAGATTTATAAAAATCAACAAAAAGTGACCGCACTTTATCCCGAACGCCGCTACTATGACGTGCGTACTATGAATATGTCGGAAGTAGGTATTCATTGGGGTTGGCTGGGCGATATTTATATCGTGATGGGGGACAAATTAAGCAGTGGCGAATTTGCCTTCAGACTGCATTACAAACCCTTTGTGCGTTGGCTTTGGTTGGGCGGTATTATGATGGCATTGGGCGCGCTTTTGGCGGCATTTGGCTTAAAACAACGGAACAACACATGA
- the groES gene encoding chaperonin GroES, translated as MNIRPLHDRVIIKREEVETKSAGGIVLTGSAATKSTRAKVLAVGKGRILDNGSVQPLDVKVGDTVIFNESYGVKSEKIDGEEVLIISENDILAIVE; from the coding sequence ATGAATATTCGTCCATTACACGATCGTGTGATTATTAAACGTGAAGAAGTTGAAACCAAATCCGCCGGCGGTATCGTTTTAACCGGTTCGGCAGCCACAAAATCCACTCGCGCCAAAGTATTAGCGGTCGGCAAAGGTCGCATTTTAGACAACGGAAGCGTACAACCATTGGATGTTAAAGTGGGCGATACGGTCATTTTCAACGAAAGTTACGGTGTAAAATCAGAGAAAATTGACGGTGAAGAAGTCTTGATCATCTCTGAAAACGATATTTTAGCAATTGTAGAATAA
- the nrfB gene encoding cytochrome c nitrite reductase, pentaheme subunit, whose protein sequence is MNVVLKTTAKLTALVGLLMLSLPGLANEKAAATESVSPLTYEPTLENQRDPNQYCASCHKFDSNGEQSGGEFHFGKFHGQHLQEKNPNNGEAITCVSCHGNISEDHRRGAKDVMRFQSDIFSDKKPMFTVEEQNQVCFACHQPKKLQEKLWAHDVHAMKLPCASCHTLHPESDAMKGIKPKEQVKLCVDCHGEQQKRLESGLPATPALKQKD, encoded by the coding sequence ATGAATGTGGTACTAAAAACAACAGCAAAATTGACCGCGCTTGTAGGGCTGCTTATGTTGTCATTGCCGGGTTTGGCAAATGAAAAAGCCGCGGCGACAGAAAGTGTGTCACCGCTAACTTATGAGCCGACTTTAGAAAACCAGCGGGATCCGAATCAGTATTGCGCCAGCTGCCATAAATTTGACAGCAATGGTGAGCAATCCGGTGGCGAATTCCATTTTGGTAAATTCCACGGTCAACATTTACAGGAAAAAAATCCGAATAACGGGGAAGCGATTACTTGTGTCAGTTGTCATGGCAATATCTCGGAAGATCACCGTCGTGGTGCGAAAGATGTAATGCGTTTCCAAAGCGATATTTTCAGCGATAAAAAACCGATGTTCACGGTAGAAGAACAAAACCAAGTGTGTTTTGCTTGTCACCAACCGAAAAAATTGCAAGAAAAACTCTGGGCGCATGATGTACACGCGATGAAATTACCGTGCGCAAGTTGCCATACTTTGCACCCGGAAAGTGATGCAATGAAAGGAATTAAACCGAAAGAGCAAGTGAAACTTTGCGTAGATTGTCACGGTGAGCAGCAAAAACGTTTAGAATCCGGATTGCCTGCCACGCCGGCATTAAAACAAAAGGATTAA
- the aspA gene encoding aspartate ammonia-lyase: protein MTTRKEVDLLGEREVPAEAYWGIHTLRAVENFNISNVTISDVPEFVRGMVMVKKATALANGELGAIPEDIANAIVKACDAILVDGKCMDQFPSDVYQGGAGTSVNMNTNEVVANLALEILGHKKGEYKYLDPMDHVNASQSTNDAYPTGFRIAVYNSIMKLVSKVLYLQQGFENKAKEFANILKMGRTQLQDAVPMTVGQEFKAFSVLLDEEVRNLTRTAELLLEVNLGATAIGTGLNTPKGYTELVVKRLAEVSGLPCVNAENLIEATSDCGAYVMVHGALKRTAVKLSKVCNDLRLLSSGPRAGLNEINLPELQAGSSIMPAKVNPVVPEVVNQVCFKVIGNDTTITFASEAGQLQLNVMEPVIGQAMFESIDILTNACVNLRDKCIDGITVNKEICENYVFNSIGIVTYLNPFIGHHNGDIVGKICATTGRSVRDVVLERGLLTEAELDDILSVENLMNPTYKAKLKK, encoded by the coding sequence ATGACAACAAGAAAAGAAGTGGATTTACTGGGCGAACGTGAAGTGCCGGCTGAGGCTTATTGGGGAATTCACACATTAAGAGCGGTGGAAAATTTTAATATTTCTAATGTTACTATTTCAGACGTTCCGGAATTTGTACGCGGTATGGTAATGGTGAAAAAAGCGACTGCCCTCGCCAATGGCGAATTAGGCGCTATTCCGGAAGATATTGCTAATGCGATCGTCAAAGCCTGTGATGCGATTTTGGTGGACGGTAAATGTATGGATCAATTCCCATCCGATGTGTATCAAGGTGGTGCGGGAACCTCTGTTAACATGAACACCAATGAAGTAGTAGCAAACTTAGCATTAGAAATTTTAGGACATAAAAAAGGCGAATATAAATATTTGGATCCGATGGATCATGTTAATGCCAGCCAATCTACTAACGATGCTTACCCGACCGGTTTCCGGATTGCTGTGTATAACAGCATTATGAAATTGGTGAGCAAAGTGCTTTATTTGCAACAAGGGTTTGAAAATAAAGCAAAAGAATTTGCCAATATCTTGAAAATGGGACGTACCCAATTGCAAGATGCGGTGCCGATGACCGTTGGGCAAGAATTTAAAGCCTTCTCTGTGTTGTTAGATGAAGAAGTACGCAATTTAACCCGTACCGCAGAATTATTGCTCGAAGTAAACTTAGGGGCAACGGCGATCGGTACTGGATTAAATACACCAAAAGGCTATACAGAATTAGTAGTGAAACGTTTAGCGGAAGTGTCCGGTTTACCTTGTGTCAATGCGGAAAACTTAATTGAAGCGACTTCTGACTGTGGTGCTTATGTAATGGTGCATGGCGCATTAAAACGGACGGCGGTAAAATTATCCAAAGTATGTAACGACTTACGTTTACTTTCTTCCGGTCCGCGTGCGGGATTAAACGAAATCAATTTACCGGAATTACAAGCTGGTTCCTCCATTATGCCGGCGAAAGTGAATCCGGTTGTGCCGGAAGTGGTGAACCAAGTTTGTTTTAAAGTGATTGGTAATGATACTACCATTACGTTCGCTTCTGAAGCCGGTCAATTGCAATTAAACGTTATGGAGCCGGTGATTGGTCAAGCGATGTTTGAAAGTATTGATATTTTGACCAATGCTTGCGTGAATTTACGTGATAAATGTATCGATGGTATTACTGTGAACAAAGAAATTTGTGAAAACTATGTGTTTAACTCTATCGGTATTGTGACTTACCTCAATCCGTTTATTGGTCACCATAATGGGGATATTGTGGGTAAAATTTGTGCAACTACAGGTCGCAGCGTACGCGATGTTGTGTTGGAGAGGGGGTTACTCACTGAAGCAGAATTAGATGATATTTTGTCCGTCGAAAATCTGATGAACCCGACTTATAAAGCAAAATTGAAAAAATAA